A region of Diospyros lotus cultivar Yz01 chromosome 3, ASM1463336v1, whole genome shotgun sequence DNA encodes the following proteins:
- the LOC127796524 gene encoding uncharacterized protein LOC127796524 translates to MGPIVLTPLATGLSVLAGAVLVKSVMDQKPMMGPTQFPRCPSCNGTGRVICMCSRWSDGDVGCRTCAGSGRMACSSCGGTGTGRPIPVQLSVRNRNPKGSS, encoded by the coding sequence ATGGGTCCGATTGTGTTGACTCCGCTGGCCACCGGTCTGAGCGTCTTGGCCGGAGCGGTTCTGGTGAAGTCGGTCATGGACCAGAAGCCTATGATGGGGCCGACCCAGTTCCCCCGATGCCCCAGCTGCAACGGCACGGGTCGGGTCATCTGCATGTGCTCCCGCTGGTCGGACGGCGACGTGGGCTGCCGGACTTGTGCCGGGTCGGGGCGGATGGCGTGCAGTAGCTGCGGCGGGACGGGTACGGGTCGGCCCATCCCCGTTCAGCTCTCCGTTCGTAATCGTAATCCCAAGGGTTCATCGTGA